From Triticum urartu cultivar G1812 chromosome 2, Tu2.1, whole genome shotgun sequence, a single genomic window includes:
- the LOC125538372 gene encoding nuclear speckle splicing regulatory protein 1-like — MQRYGLQLRKKPATSSSSRPPPPARPLAAFADDSDDDVEADILRQSSKKRALEKVEELQKKAMEEDPSVFAYDEVYDDMKEKAARPKIQAKVVRESKYIEALKEKAEQRKREQDIVYERKLHKERSKEDHLFADKDKFVTSAYRKKLEEEKKWLEEERRRQLQEERDDVTKKKDLSDFYFGLAKNVAFGARTHEGTETTEPEKLENKVEDIQGSKSDAEGSSRSPKRRRESSVGSEKAHGSSSVVEPSTTGSKDSTAVRSTEKEADISTSASQALQNTQPAPITDEHYKRSNDTLAAARERALARKRAKEQQI; from the exons ATGCAGAGGTACGGGCTGCAGCTCCGCAAAAAGCCGGCGACCTCCTCGTCGTCTCGACCGCCACCTCCGGCGCGCCCCCTGGCGGCCTTCGCCGACGACAGCGATGACGATGTGGAGGCCGACATCCTCCGACAGTCATCGAAGAAACGCGCCCTCGAGAAG GTGGAGGAACTGCAGAAGAAGGCGATGGAGGAGGATCCCTCGGTGTTTGCCTATGATGAGGTGTACGATGATATGAAGGAGAAGGCCGCTCGGCCCAAGATACAGGCCAAGGTTGTTCGCGAG TCAAAGTACATTGAAGCACTTAAGGAGAAAGCAGAACAACGAAAACGAGAACAGGACATAGTGTATGAGAGGAAGCTTCATAAAGAGAGGAGCAAGGAAGATCACCTGTTTGCTGACAAGGACAAGTTTGTAACATCTGCCTACAGGAAGAAACTTGAAGAGGAGAAGAAATGGCTAGAGGAAGAAAGACGACGGCAGCTTCAAGAAGAAAGGGATGAT GTAACTAAAAAGAAAGACTTGAGTGATTTTTACTTTGGGCTTGCTAAGAATGTTGCTTTCGGTGCACGGACACATGAGGGTACAGAAACTACAGAACCTGAAAAGTTGGAAAATAAAGTAGAAGATATTCAAGGTAGCAAGTCTGACGCCGAAGGATCCAGTCGTTCTCCTAAGCGCAGGAGGGAATCCAGTGTAGGATCAGAGAAGGCTCATGGAAGTAGCAGTGTGGTAGAACCTTCAACTACTGGATCAAAAGATTCAACAGCTGTTAGATCTACTGAGAAAGAGGCAGATATTTCTACATCTGCTTCACAGGCTCTCCAGAATACTCAACCAGCACCAATCACCGACGAGCACTACAAGAGGAGTAACGACACACTTGCCGCTGCTAGAGAACGAGCACTGGCTCGTAAGAGAGCGAAGGAGCAGCAAATATGA